From the Thermovirga lienii DSM 17291 genome, one window contains:
- a CDS encoding Stage V sporulation protein S (PFAM: Stage V sporulation protein S (SpoVS)~COGs: COG2359 conserved hypothetical protein~InterPro IPR007347~KEGG: aco:Amico_0537 stage V sporulation protein S~PFAM: Stage V sporulation protein S~SPTR: Stage V sporulation protein S): MEVLKVSANSQPKSVAGAIAAVLREKGAVEVQAVGAGAVNQSVKSIAIARGYVAPNGIDLICIPAFAKIEIDGEERTAIKFQLESR; the protein is encoded by the coding sequence ATGGAAGTTCTCAAGGTCTCTGCAAACTCTCAACCCAAGTCCGTTGCAGGAGCGATCGCAGCTGTGCTGCGTGAGAAGGGAGCAGTGGAAGTTCAGGCTGTAGGTGCTGGCGCTGTTAATCAGTCAGTTAAGTCTATTGCGATAGCGCGGGGATACGTTGCCCCCAACGGCATAGACTTGATATGCATACCTGCTTTTGCGAAGATAGAAATCGACGGAGAAGAGCGTACCGCCATCAAGTTCCAGCTGGAGAGCAGGTAA
- a CDS encoding aspartyl-tRNA synthetase (PFAM: GAD domain; tRNA synthetases class II (D, K and N); OB-fold nucleic acid binding domain~TIGRFAM: aspartyl-tRNA synthetase, bacterial type~COGs: COG0173 Aspartyl-tRNA synthetase~InterProIPR002312: IPR004365: IPR004364: IPR004115: IPR 006195: IPR004524~KEGG: aco:Amico_0539 aspartyl-tRNA synthetase~PFAM: tRNA synthetase class II (D K and N); nucleic acid binding OB-fold tRNA/helicase-type; GAD domain protein~SPTR: Aspartyl-tRNA synthetase;~TIGRFAM: aspartyl-tRNA synthetase) — MKKGIFEAQWKRTKYCGHIRGTDEGEIVVLNGWVRRRRDLGGLIFIELWDHTGLVQVVFNPEEAPELHEAAKDLRSEYVVAIKGTVRRRPEGTENPSLETGDWEVKAEDMVVLSAANLPPFDLWDTDKVYENLRLQYRYLDIRRPKMQEALRLRNAVSSFTRNFLGARGFIEVETPMLTKSTPEGARDFLVPSRIMPGKFYALPQSPQIFKQILMVGGVDRYYQIAKCFRDEDLRADRQPEFTQIDIEMSFITEEDIMELIEEYMVGLFEAVLGLNLKRPFMRLSYREAMERFGSDKPDLRIPLEITDLTPIFAGSSFIPFAKTLEENGTIRGLLVPGGGELSRKELAELEDYAKELGAKGMVPCVLKEQEMKGPLAKKLSEEEKRALLEKLQMRDGDLLLIVADLDFKKACEVLGQVRLKVAKRMNMINEDSWEILWVTDFPLFEWDEEEGRWVSVHHPFTAPKNEDLELLLKEPGKVRSRAYDIVLNGNEIGGGSIRIHDAEVQKRMFEALSISPDKAKERFGFLLEALSYGTPPHGGIALGLDRLVMLLGRKKSIREVIAFPKTQKGQCLMTGAPSDVDESQLEELFLELKEEARGGADICSSKEEE, encoded by the coding sequence ATGAAGAAAGGTATTTTTGAAGCCCAATGGAAGCGTACCAAGTACTGCGGCCATATTAGAGGGACCGATGAAGGAGAAATCGTTGTTCTCAACGGTTGGGTACGAAGAAGAAGAGACCTTGGCGGGTTGATATTCATAGAGTTATGGGACCATACCGGCCTTGTTCAGGTGGTCTTTAATCCCGAGGAGGCTCCAGAGCTTCACGAAGCGGCCAAGGACCTAAGAAGTGAATATGTGGTCGCAATTAAGGGAACCGTGAGGCGGAGACCCGAGGGAACGGAAAACCCTTCTCTTGAAACTGGTGATTGGGAAGTGAAAGCAGAAGATATGGTGGTCTTATCTGCTGCCAACTTGCCTCCTTTTGACCTTTGGGACACCGACAAAGTTTATGAAAATTTAAGGCTCCAATATCGTTATCTTGACATAAGAAGACCCAAGATGCAGGAGGCTCTTCGCCTTAGAAACGCCGTTTCGTCTTTTACCCGTAATTTTCTTGGTGCCAGGGGCTTTATAGAAGTAGAAACCCCAATGCTTACCAAATCAACTCCTGAAGGAGCCAGGGATTTTCTGGTTCCAAGCAGGATAATGCCAGGAAAATTCTATGCTCTGCCCCAATCACCTCAGATTTTCAAGCAGATACTCATGGTAGGTGGAGTAGATAGATATTATCAAATAGCCAAGTGTTTCCGTGATGAGGATTTGCGAGCAGACAGGCAGCCTGAATTTACTCAGATAGATATAGAGATGAGCTTCATAACTGAGGAAGACATAATGGAGCTGATAGAGGAATACATGGTAGGCCTCTTTGAAGCGGTTTTAGGACTTAACCTAAAGAGGCCCTTCATGCGCTTGTCATACAGGGAGGCCATGGAGCGTTTTGGCTCAGATAAGCCAGACCTTAGGATACCTCTGGAGATAACGGACCTTACACCCATATTTGCCGGCAGTTCCTTCATCCCCTTTGCCAAGACCCTGGAGGAGAATGGGACCATAAGAGGCCTTCTGGTTCCTGGTGGAGGAGAGCTCTCCAGGAAGGAACTGGCAGAACTGGAAGATTACGCCAAGGAACTAGGTGCCAAGGGAATGGTTCCATGCGTATTGAAGGAACAGGAGATGAAGGGCCCCCTGGCTAAGAAACTCAGCGAAGAAGAAAAGAGGGCGCTGCTGGAGAAGCTCCAGATGCGGGATGGGGATTTGCTTTTAATTGTAGCGGATCTGGATTTCAAGAAGGCTTGTGAGGTCCTTGGGCAGGTCAGGTTAAAAGTAGCCAAGAGAATGAACATGATAAACGAAGATAGCTGGGAGATCTTGTGGGTAACCGACTTCCCCTTGTTCGAATGGGACGAAGAAGAAGGTCGCTGGGTTTCCGTCCACCATCCCTTTACAGCTCCAAAGAACGAGGACCTGGAGCTCCTCTTGAAAGAGCCTGGAAAGGTCAGGTCGAGGGCCTACGATATAGTCTTGAATGGAAACGAGATAGGCGGAGGCTCCATAAGAATTCACGATGCAGAGGTACAAAAGAGGATGTTTGAGGCCCTTTCCATAAGCCCTGATAAAGCCAAAGAGCGCTTTGGGTTCCTTTTGGAGGCCTTATCCTACGGTACTCCTCCCCATGGAGGAATAGCTTTGGGCTTGGATAGATTGGTTATGCTCCTTGGCAGGAAGAAATCCATTCGAGAGGTCATTGCCTTTCCCAAGACTCAGAAAGGGCAGTGCCTAATGACTGGGGCTCCTTCGGATGTAGATGAGAGCCAGCTGGAAGAGTTGTTCCTGGAACTCAAGGAAGAAGCGAGGGGCGGTGCGGATATTTGCTCATCGAAGGAAGAGGAGTAA
- a CDS encoding histidyl-tRNA synthetase (PFAM: Anticodon binding domain; tRNA synthetase class II core domain (G, H, P, S and T)~TIGRFAM: histidyl-tRNA synthetase~COGs: COG0124 Histidyl-tRNA synthetase~InterProIPR002314: IPR004154: IPR006195: IPR015807: IPR 004516~KEGG: aco:Amico_0538 histidyl-tRNA synthetase~PFAM: tRNA synthetase class II (G H P and S); Anticodon-binding domain protein~PRIAM: Histidine--tRNA ligase~SPTR: Histidyl-tRNA synthetase;~TIGRFAM: histidyl-tRNA synthetase): protein MVSIKAPRGVRDILPEESWKWAFVLKTASEVAQDFNYREVHLPIFEQTELFARGVGDTTDIVEKEMYTFEDRGGRSLTLRPELSASMVRAYLENRMDQRPQPVKLWSAGPMFRYERPQKGRYRQFWQLDFEAIGSQDPYVDVEVIALSVELFRRLGMKGLDVVINSVGCPMCRPVHKEALQSFLKPHLSELCPTCQDRYNRNPLRILDCKNPTCRAITDNAPDTISYLCPECKEHFEGLKAGLDALGLHYSIDNRLVRGLDYYTKTAYEVLSGELGAQNAVCGGGRYDNLAEAIGGKHTPGVGFAAGLERIVLTMEQQGCSFGKEPALEVFVVAVGDIERKEALKLMHEFRKAGISADMDFNGKSFRAQLKVANQMGAPIVCILGEEELKAGKVSIKDMETGQQVEVPLEEGVPFVRTKLGE, encoded by the coding sequence ATGGTGAGCATAAAAGCTCCTCGTGGTGTGAGGGATATTCTCCCGGAAGAGTCGTGGAAGTGGGCTTTCGTGCTTAAGACAGCTTCGGAAGTCGCACAAGATTTCAATTACAGAGAAGTTCACCTTCCAATTTTTGAGCAGACCGAACTTTTTGCAAGAGGTGTGGGGGACACTACGGACATAGTGGAGAAAGAAATGTACACCTTTGAGGATAGGGGAGGCAGAAGTTTGACTTTGCGTCCAGAACTCTCGGCTTCGATGGTGAGGGCTTACCTGGAGAACAGGATGGATCAAAGGCCTCAACCTGTAAAGCTGTGGAGTGCCGGCCCTATGTTTCGGTACGAACGTCCCCAGAAAGGCCGTTACCGTCAGTTCTGGCAATTGGATTTTGAGGCTATAGGCTCCCAAGATCCGTATGTGGACGTGGAGGTAATCGCCTTGTCCGTTGAGCTGTTTCGCAGGCTGGGGATGAAGGGATTAGATGTGGTCATAAACTCTGTGGGATGTCCAATGTGCAGACCAGTACACAAGGAGGCACTGCAGAGCTTTCTGAAACCCCATTTATCTGAATTGTGTCCTACATGTCAGGACAGATACAACAGAAATCCTCTCAGGATTTTGGATTGTAAAAACCCCACATGTAGAGCCATAACGGACAATGCTCCAGACACAATAAGCTACCTATGTCCTGAATGTAAGGAGCATTTTGAGGGCTTGAAAGCAGGACTTGATGCTTTAGGACTCCACTATTCCATAGACAACCGCCTTGTTAGAGGATTGGACTACTACACCAAGACGGCATACGAAGTCCTTTCCGGTGAGCTGGGAGCCCAGAACGCCGTGTGTGGTGGAGGCAGATACGACAACTTGGCGGAGGCAATAGGAGGTAAGCACACTCCAGGGGTAGGTTTTGCTGCTGGCTTGGAGAGGATAGTTCTCACCATGGAGCAGCAGGGGTGTTCCTTTGGGAAAGAGCCAGCTCTTGAAGTGTTCGTGGTCGCTGTTGGAGACATTGAGCGCAAGGAGGCCTTGAAGTTGATGCACGAGTTCAGGAAAGCGGGAATATCTGCTGATATGGATTTCAATGGTAAAAGCTTCAGGGCCCAGTTGAAGGTTGCTAATCAGATGGGTGCGCCAATTGTTTGTATCTTAGGTGAAGAAGAGCTGAAAGCCGGGAAGGTTTCCATAAAGGATATGGAAACAGGCCAGCAGGTTGAGGTGCCTTTGGAGGAAGGGGTGCCATTTGTCAGGACCAAGCTAGGGGAATAA